A section of the Candidatus Nitrosacidococcus sp. I8 genome encodes:
- a CDS encoding flagellar motor protein MotB has product MIQNNQNHLPREDHWIPLADLMTGLMVIFMLVAISFMIKVKQEALKAEQEAIKVKKIALIYNEVKLELYRDLHQEFAPDLPLWGAELKKDLTLRFKEPEVLFDIGQAALKPRFTAILNDFFPRYIRILDSNKYRSYIEEIRIEGHTSSIWNQDTTEHQAYFLNMALSQSRTRSVLSHVFLLPQIQNERLWLKKHLTANGLSSSKLIYHQDGTENKRSSQRVEFKVKLNADDRIAEILNMVQS; this is encoded by the coding sequence ATGATTCAAAATAACCAAAACCATTTACCTCGGGAAGATCATTGGATTCCTCTGGCTGATTTAATGACTGGATTAATGGTCATTTTTATGCTAGTTGCCATTAGCTTTATGATTAAAGTTAAACAGGAGGCGTTAAAAGCCGAACAAGAAGCAATTAAAGTGAAGAAAATCGCCCTTATTTATAATGAAGTAAAGCTAGAATTGTACCGTGATTTGCATCAAGAATTTGCCCCAGATTTACCTTTATGGGGAGCAGAGCTAAAAAAAGATTTAACCCTACGGTTTAAAGAACCAGAAGTATTATTTGATATAGGTCAAGCCGCACTTAAGCCAAGATTTACGGCTATTTTAAATGATTTTTTCCCTCGCTATATTAGGATTTTGGATTCAAACAAATACCGAAGTTATATTGAAGAGATTCGGATTGAGGGGCATACCTCCAGTATTTGGAATCAGGATACTACAGAGCATCAAGCCTATTTTTTAAATATGGCACTGTCCCAATCTCGCACTAGAAGTGTGTTAAGCCATGTATTTCTATTACCTCAAATTCAGAATGAGCGGTTATGGCTAAAAAAGCATTTAACTGCCAATGGACTTTCCTCTTCAAAATTAATTTACCATCAGGATGGCACCGAAAATAAGCGTTCCTCCCAACGAGTGGAATTTAAAGTTAAGCTCAATGCCGATGATCGGATTGCAGAGATTCTAAATATGGTGCAATCATGA
- a CDS encoding HNH endonuclease signature motif containing protein, producing the protein MKLPDFYQFAPLNRLKEKMGIKQDHYGDFSMTVELSNRLTEAELKQLNSVEGIDISSNDIIEHPDDGTLVYKGNRVLLYIRDVASYSGREQAPKFHLAYCGTLRDMQSTGRFDRYVVSTHTDGQFKINIIIGNKPFPEIRPLNVCKNCLSKLNFDGYKSLKMGEQRSQFVADFKITDFFAKYPQSLHAQTPKYNADNAPLNVYPDDFSEISRKAKEIANWCCDQCGKNCSKEKTGLHTHHINGSKHDNRLINLKVLCEFCHTQQPHHQHMKGLRQRC; encoded by the coding sequence ATGAAATTGCCTGATTTTTATCAATTTGCTCCACTCAATCGTCTAAAAGAGAAAATGGGAATCAAGCAAGATCATTATGGAGATTTTTCTATGACAGTAGAGTTAAGCAATCGACTCACTGAAGCAGAGCTTAAGCAATTAAACTCAGTTGAAGGGATTGATATTTCTTCTAATGATATTATTGAACATCCTGATGATGGTACTTTAGTTTATAAAGGGAATCGGGTACTGCTCTATATTCGGGATGTGGCAAGTTATTCTGGCAGAGAACAAGCCCCTAAATTTCACCTTGCTTATTGTGGCACTCTTAGAGATATGCAAAGTACAGGGAGGTTTGATCGATATGTAGTTTCTACCCATACCGATGGGCAATTTAAAATTAATATTATTATTGGTAATAAACCATTTCCAGAAATACGCCCTTTAAACGTATGTAAAAACTGCTTAAGTAAACTTAATTTTGATGGCTATAAATCTTTAAAAATGGGTGAACAGCGATCTCAGTTTGTCGCTGATTTTAAAATTACTGATTTCTTTGCAAAATATCCCCAATCTCTTCATGCCCAAACACCTAAATATAATGCTGATAATGCACCATTAAATGTTTATCCTGATGATTTCTCTGAGATTAGCAGGAAAGCCAAGGAAATAGCAAACTGGTGCTGCGATCAATGTGGTAAAAATTGCTCAAAAGAGAAAACAGGACTTCATACCCATCATATTAATGGCTCAAAGCATGATAATCGCCTTATTAATCTCAAAGTGCTATGTGAATTCTGCCATACTCAACAACCCCATCATCAGCATATGAAAGGATTGAGGCAGCGGTGTTGA
- a CDS encoding transcriptional regulator translates to MYTVCETTLFNKLYPDYWTEDEYNEFKVFIASNPEAGDVEPNAGGIRKIRWGASHIGKRGGVRIIYYNRLANGQIWLLTIYGKSAVTQLKKSLLKQLVEKLNGTFK, encoded by the coding sequence ATGTACACTGTATGCGAAACTACCCTATTTAATAAACTCTATCCTGACTATTGGACAGAGGATGAATACAACGAATTTAAAGTATTTATTGCATCGAACCCAGAAGCTGGAGATGTTGAACCTAACGCAGGTGGTATCCGAAAAATTCGTTGGGGAGCTAGTCATATAGGTAAACGTGGTGGTGTACGGATAATTTATTATAATCGATTGGCAAACGGTCAAATTTGGTTACTTACCATTTATGGCAAAAGCGCCGTAACACAGCTGAAAAAATCGCTATTAAAGCAACTTGTGGAGAAACTCAATGGAACTTTCAAATAA
- a CDS encoding helix-turn-helix domain-containing protein yields MELSNKQIEARDAKRDIGAELLQAVDEMLANTPVRTHIITQTDVALARQKAQLSQKEFAQILGISARTLESWEQGIRKPSKAAQSLIKLFIKNPDFVKDALI; encoded by the coding sequence ATGGAACTTTCAAATAAACAAATTGAAGCACGGGATGCAAAACGGGACATTGGGGCAGAATTATTACAAGCCGTGGATGAGATGCTGGCTAATACCCCTGTACGTACCCATATCATTACCCAAACTGATGTTGCCCTTGCTCGGCAAAAAGCCCAATTAAGCCAAAAAGAATTTGCCCAGATTTTGGGTATTTCGGCTCGTACTTTGGAAAGTTGGGAGCAAGGGATTCGCAAACCCTCAAAAGCAGCACAATCACTAATTAAACTATTTATCAAAAACCCAGATTTTGTTAAAGATGCGTTAATATGA
- a CDS encoding type II toxin-antitoxin system HicB family antitoxin, protein MRNILNIDGYSAVVTYDPEIEMFRGEFIGLKGGADFYASSAQELKTEGKNSLDVFLAVCQERGIEPKKHS, encoded by the coding sequence ATGAGAAATATTCTCAATATTGATGGCTATTCTGCGGTGGTAACATATGATCCAGAAATTGAGATGTTTCGGGGAGAGTTTATTGGTCTAAAAGGTGGTGCAGATTTTTATGCCTCTTCAGCTCAGGAACTCAAAACCGAAGGTAAAAACTCGCTGGATGTGTTTTTAGCTGTGTGCCAAGAACGTGGCATTGAACCAAAAAAACACTCGTAG
- a CDS encoding addiction module antidote protein, translated as MVKVSDLPSFDIADYLDSEEAIAEYLSIVLEENDSELFIAALGDIAWARGMAHIAKEKRNRTRA; from the coding sequence ATGGTTAAAGTAAGTGATTTACCTAGTTTCGATATAGCAGATTATCTTGACAGTGAAGAGGCGATTGCTGAATACCTTAGCATTGTGCTGGAAGAGAATGACTCAGAATTATTCATTGCTGCGTTAGGAGATATTGCCTGGGCGAGAGGTATGGCACATATTGCGAAAGAAAAAAGAAACAGGACTAGGGCGTGA
- a CDS encoding type I restriction-modification system subunit M N-terminal domain-containing protein, translated as MVPTAKQNKQIKQEPLEIILWKAADKLRKNIDAAEYKHVVLGLIFLKYISDSFESHHGLLLAGEGGFEWADPEDRDEYIKHNIFFVPESARWAYLQNNAKQPTIGQMVDSAMEAIENENPQLKGVLPKVYAKQNLDPSRNALYKDSRPSPVSFFFRNMCHTSRPGNIS; from the coding sequence ATGGTACCTACCGCAAAGCAAAATAAACAAATCAAGCAAGAACCCCTAGAAATCATTTTATGGAAAGCAGCAGATAAGCTCAGAAAAAACATTGATGCGGCAGAATATAAGCATGTGGTACTGGGTTTAATTTTCTTAAAATACATTAGCGATTCTTTTGAATCCCACCATGGGTTATTGCTTGCCGGCGAAGGAGGATTTGAATGGGCAGACCCAGAAGATCGGGATGAGTATATAAAACATAATATCTTTTTTGTCCCTGAATCAGCCCGTTGGGCTTATTTACAAAATAACGCCAAACAGCCCACCATCGGGCAGATGGTAGATAGTGCGATGGAAGCTATTGAAAATGAAAATCCCCAACTAAAAGGGGTACTTCCTAAAGTTTATGCAAAACAGAACCTTGATCCTTCCCGTAACGCTTTGTATAAAGACTCACGCCCTAGTCCTGTTTCTTTTTTCTTTCGCAATATGTGCCATACCTCTCGCCCAGGCAATATCTCCTAA
- a CDS encoding FimV/HubP family polar landmark protein: MKTTYQFIIGLLSIFLSWNSYSISLGEIQVKSKFGQFFEAEIPLYDIDHISPKELKIKLASEEEFIHAGLSYPSILRQLSFKLGHRDKKVFVYASSQEHIQEPFISFLVSVSWSKGELLKEYTVLFDLPHANKEQTLASDTVQDTTHTYGPTTSSDTLWIIARKLLPSHTSTSITIQQMMLALQKTNPQAFFRENINSLKVGKILQIPSEKEVLAITSANEAANQVQQQTSSWKDQHNQYATSESAELHDDEEDEFDSEEKGIGLSYTNQIAILEDQIIQINNRLRDQDQTIQSLIKSIDKIINAQDTRINSNSIVYDQPSNLATTTASEKPKNEVPNTQPQISQQKTLQTPQQPIQPVNQSASFDFDSIRTPLLGGSGILLVFALWYRRRKAQLEAYEDSLAEQSIEAYPEKEGINSIIKESEAISETSINQDEASQISYQEYQEYKDKKSRISGIIHEIKSKWQDFRTKPGQPSLPPFNLNNIKLPFKLGKKKEDESENNNLLWQTLIKEQISTPSFLHQEHYQADKSDKDDKQAIENNLDHNSQENSLKSKLQLLPPPKQKLASIEVREIFPSDLKKIGRYTNINGEETAQTTQNNVDEGLKINLEKSPSNIQNIDVETAYNFDPTDSLTHFHPLLTKEENIAREEINLAENTNYNLEDNYQQVNFSAYSSYDEEDIGYGNEISLELNPRTEDDSLSIEAEQNAEEKIDQALTHDSKTEEFDYQNLNLDNIKIISHGKI; this comes from the coding sequence ATGAAAACCACTTACCAATTTATTATTGGGTTACTCTCTATTTTTTTGTCATGGAATAGCTATAGTATCAGTCTTGGCGAGATTCAGGTTAAATCAAAATTTGGTCAGTTTTTTGAAGCAGAAATACCACTCTATGATATAGACCATATTTCTCCAAAAGAGCTCAAAATTAAACTGGCCTCAGAAGAGGAATTTATCCATGCAGGTCTAAGTTATCCTTCAATACTAAGACAGTTAAGTTTTAAACTAGGGCACAGGGATAAAAAAGTTTTTGTGTATGCTAGCTCTCAAGAACATATTCAAGAGCCTTTTATCAGTTTTTTAGTTTCAGTATCTTGGTCTAAAGGGGAGTTACTCAAAGAATATACCGTACTTTTTGATTTACCTCATGCTAATAAAGAGCAAACGCTTGCATCTGACACAGTACAAGATACTACTCATACTTACGGACCTACTACCTCTTCCGATACCCTTTGGATTATTGCCCGAAAATTACTCCCTTCCCATACCTCTACCTCTATTACTATCCAACAAATGATGCTGGCACTGCAAAAAACTAATCCTCAGGCGTTTTTTCGTGAAAACATCAATAGCCTAAAAGTAGGAAAAATACTTCAGATCCCTAGTGAAAAAGAAGTATTAGCTATTACCTCTGCCAATGAAGCGGCTAATCAAGTACAACAGCAAACGAGTAGTTGGAAAGATCAGCACAATCAATATGCCACATCAGAAAGTGCAGAACTTCATGATGATGAAGAAGATGAATTTGATTCTGAAGAGAAAGGGATAGGGTTGAGCTATACTAATCAAATTGCCATTTTAGAAGATCAAATTATTCAAATTAATAATCGACTCAGGGATCAAGATCAAACCATTCAATCTCTTATTAAGAGCATAGATAAGATAATAAATGCACAAGATACACGGATTAATTCAAATTCCATAGTCTATGATCAACCATCAAATCTAGCTACAACCACTGCTTCTGAAAAACCTAAAAATGAAGTACCGAACACGCAACCTCAGATTAGCCAACAAAAAACCCTACAAACTCCTCAACAGCCTATCCAGCCTGTCAATCAAAGTGCATCCTTTGATTTTGATTCTATCAGAACGCCTCTACTAGGGGGCAGTGGAATATTACTTGTATTTGCCTTATGGTATCGGCGAAGAAAGGCACAATTAGAAGCATATGAAGATTCATTAGCAGAGCAATCTATAGAAGCATATCCGGAAAAAGAGGGAATTAACTCAATAATCAAAGAATCTGAAGCAATATCAGAAACGAGTATAAACCAAGATGAAGCTAGTCAAATTTCTTATCAAGAATATCAAGAATATAAAGATAAAAAAAGCAGAATTTCTGGAATTATTCATGAGATAAAATCTAAATGGCAAGATTTTCGTACTAAACCGGGCCAGCCCTCTTTACCTCCTTTTAATTTAAATAATATCAAACTCCCCTTTAAATTAGGCAAAAAGAAGGAAGATGAAAGTGAGAATAACAACTTATTATGGCAAACCTTAATCAAGGAACAAATCAGCACGCCTAGTTTTCTTCACCAAGAACACTACCAAGCAGATAAGAGTGATAAAGATGATAAGCAAGCTATAGAAAATAATCTAGATCACAATAGCCAAGAAAATAGTTTGAAGAGTAAATTGCAACTGCTTCCTCCTCCAAAGCAGAAATTAGCTTCAATAGAAGTAAGAGAAATTTTTCCCTCCGACTTAAAAAAAATAGGAAGATATACCAATATAAACGGTGAGGAAACAGCTCAGACCACACAAAACAATGTAGACGAGGGCTTAAAAATAAACTTAGAAAAAAGCCCTAGTAATATTCAAAATATAGATGTGGAAACTGCTTATAATTTTGATCCTACTGATAGTCTCACGCATTTTCATCCTCTCTTAACCAAGGAAGAAAACATAGCCCGTGAAGAAATAAACCTAGCAGAAAATACAAACTACAATCTTGAAGATAATTACCAGCAAGTAAATTTTTCTGCTTACTCCTCTTATGATGAAGAAGATATTGGGTATGGTAATGAAATCAGCTTAGAGTTAAATCCTCGTACTGAGGATGATTCGCTCTCTATTGAAGCAGAACAAAATGCGGAAGAAAAAATTGATCAAGCTTTAACCCATGATAGTAAAACAGAAGAATTTGACTATCAAAATTTAAACTTAGACAACATTAAAATTATTTCCCACGGAAAAATATAG
- a CDS encoding alkene reductase — MSALFDPFKLGSLELPNRVILAPMTRSRAVAGDVPAPMSISYYGQRASAGLLITEGTSVSPRSCAFEKAPGIYTEAQIQGWQKITDEVHRKGGRIFMQLWHGGRAGAYTILNGQPPLSPSGLNDDLDSLNVYGQLANGYYTKIVATPSQAMTITDIEQTIEAFRIGAINAIKAGMDGVEFHGANGYLIQQFLSPVVNRREDDYGGSLENRLRFLKKITQAVISEIGAHRLGVRLSPTAAYNNALDPNSSETYSAAAKMLSDLGILYIHLADANTWNTPSGEMPQLIEMIKPNYQGVLIGNGGITPESATNYITQGTFDLISFGRLFIANPDLPERIKQGGIYNELRSIGWWGGTEEGYIDYSSLPA; from the coding sequence ATGTCCGCACTTTTTGATCCTTTTAAGCTAGGAAGTTTAGAATTACCTAATCGGGTTATTTTAGCCCCAATGACGCGAAGTCGTGCTGTAGCAGGAGATGTACCAGCTCCTATGAGCATTTCCTATTATGGACAACGGGCTTCTGCAGGATTGCTTATTACGGAAGGCACGAGCGTTTCTCCTCGTTCCTGTGCCTTTGAAAAAGCACCGGGGATTTATACCGAAGCACAAATCCAAGGTTGGCAAAAAATTACGGATGAAGTGCATCGTAAGGGTGGACGAATTTTTATGCAGCTCTGGCATGGAGGTCGGGCAGGTGCTTATACTATTCTAAATGGTCAACCCCCCCTTTCTCCTTCTGGATTAAATGATGATTTAGATTCCCTCAATGTTTACGGACAGCTCGCTAATGGCTATTACACTAAAATTGTAGCCACTCCATCTCAAGCGATGACCATCACTGATATTGAGCAAACTATTGAAGCTTTTCGGATAGGGGCAATCAATGCAATCAAAGCAGGAATGGATGGGGTAGAGTTTCATGGTGCTAATGGCTATTTAATTCAGCAATTTTTATCCCCAGTCGTCAATCGTCGTGAAGATGATTATGGAGGAAGCCTAGAAAATCGCTTGCGGTTTTTGAAAAAAATTACTCAAGCAGTCATTAGTGAAATAGGTGCTCATCGGCTAGGGGTTCGCCTTTCTCCTACCGCTGCTTATAATAACGCTTTAGATCCTAATTCAAGTGAAACCTATAGTGCAGCAGCCAAAATGCTAAGCGATCTTGGAATACTCTATATCCATCTTGCTGATGCTAATACTTGGAATACCCCATCAGGAGAAATGCCACAGCTTATAGAGATGATTAAACCCAATTACCAAGGGGTGTTAATAGGCAATGGGGGTATCACGCCAGAGTCAGCAACTAACTATATTACCCAGGGCACGTTTGATCTTATTTCTTTTGGTCGATTATTTATCGCTAACCCTGATTTACCTGAACGAATTAAGCAGGGGGGAATTTACAATGAGCTTCGCTCGATAGGTTGGTGGGGCGGAACTGAGGAGGGCTATATAGATTATTCATCCCTACCAGCATAA
- a CDS encoding aspartate-semialdehyde dehydrogenase → MSKTFDVAIVGATGAVGQSMLEVLKQRGFPVNQVYPLASERSAGEKIDFGNKKLTVENLADFDFSKVQIGLFSAGAGISAEYAPKAAAANCIVIDNTSQFRYDKDIPLIIPEVNPQSLKEYKNHGIIANPNCSTIQMLVALKPIHDAVGIKRINVATYQAVSGTGKEAIEELALQTSNLLNGRPVSPKVYPKQIAFNVLPHIDSFQENGYTKEEMKMVWETRKILGDDSILVNPTAVRVPVFYGHSEAVHIETHKKITAAEVKELLEKAPGVSVIDERKDGGYPTAVTEASGKDGVFVGRIREDISHPQGINLWVVSDNVRKGAALNSVQIAELLIKDYL, encoded by the coding sequence ATGAGTAAGACATTTGATGTAGCGATCGTCGGTGCCACTGGTGCAGTTGGGCAATCCATGTTAGAAGTACTCAAACAGCGTGGATTTCCTGTTAACCAAGTTTATCCACTTGCAAGCGAGCGCTCTGCTGGAGAAAAAATTGATTTTGGTAACAAAAAACTCACAGTAGAGAACTTAGCAGATTTTGATTTTTCTAAAGTACAAATTGGGCTATTTTCTGCAGGAGCAGGGATCTCCGCAGAATATGCACCGAAAGCTGCTGCTGCAAACTGTATTGTCATCGATAATACCTCCCAATTTCGCTACGACAAGGATATTCCTCTGATTATTCCTGAAGTCAATCCTCAATCCCTTAAGGAATATAAAAATCATGGGATTATTGCTAATCCTAATTGCTCTACCATTCAAATGTTGGTTGCTTTAAAACCTATTCATGATGCGGTAGGGATTAAGCGGATTAATGTAGCCACTTACCAAGCTGTTTCAGGTACAGGTAAAGAAGCCATTGAAGAGCTTGCTTTGCAAACTTCTAACCTACTCAATGGTCGCCCGGTTTCTCCAAAAGTCTATCCTAAGCAAATTGCTTTTAATGTGCTCCCACACATTGATTCTTTCCAAGAAAATGGATACACCAAAGAAGAAATGAAAATGGTATGGGAAACTAGAAAAATTCTTGGAGACGATTCAATTCTAGTCAACCCCACAGCGGTACGAGTTCCTGTTTTCTATGGTCATTCTGAAGCGGTACATATTGAAACCCATAAGAAAATTACTGCCGCTGAAGTAAAAGAATTGCTAGAAAAAGCACCGGGTGTTTCCGTAATAGATGAGCGCAAAGATGGGGGTTATCCTACAGCAGTTACAGAAGCCTCAGGCAAAGATGGGGTATTTGTAGGGAGGATTAGGGAAGATATTTCCCATCCTCAAGGGATCAATTTATGGGTAGTTTCCGATAATGTTCGTAAGGGGGCTGCTCTCAATAGTGTACAAATTGCAGAATTACTCATTAAAGATTATTTATAA
- a CDS encoding LTA synthase family protein, with protein MVAALFSLPLLFIFLSIGRALLSEQGNLASVGCHGCLILPTLQHDLILIAIFLIASILWVKLPRYLRWLALLIQIGLVFAITADLIMLAEFGMRLSWHDVIKFGGEFKAIKSYIEIKLATITGILTLIGDTILLISWIGHLRAANYLGQQGIRWLMMSVFACVLLYMLPTMTHHPLPWLYRNVVEINLPSGVDQVYSQTYQAQLKAHYKPPPWVCTQGLGLRQNVIIVLIESWSWYHSKDRLGIMDATSHLDQLAQKGTVWTQFFSNGFTTDHGLIALLGGVVPLPAVNRYHSLEGYAGFDKLSATLPQRLAADGYQSYFFTTGDLNFMDKGTWLKKLGFHHIEGDDHSFYQGMPRFAFNAAHDGWLYQRFLTWLDHEVPRKHPYLAVLETVTTHPPFMNPETGQQGEQAAFRFADTQVAHFVKELEQQGFFKDGLLILTSDQRALTPLRAAEVQAFGDAAPALLPLIILGGSFNGGEPITTTAQMADMPASLDYLLTDRSCQYQGRGNLFTIPPKSPQCILRPQGDQRDIIDAYCGTEHAQIKLDGDHTRVIKGHLPDAEKIIQRINLQRILLGIQNIDFTHIM; from the coding sequence ATGGTTGCTGCTTTATTTAGCCTACCTTTATTGTTTATTTTTTTATCTATTGGTAGGGCATTGCTTAGTGAGCAAGGTAATCTCGCCTCAGTAGGATGTCATGGATGCCTTATCCTCCCCACGCTACAACATGATCTTATTTTAATCGCTATCTTCCTGATTGCCTCTATTTTATGGGTTAAATTACCTCGTTATTTAAGATGGTTAGCCTTATTGATACAGATAGGGTTAGTTTTTGCGATTACGGCTGATCTTATTATGTTAGCTGAATTTGGCATGCGCTTGAGTTGGCATGATGTCATTAAATTTGGCGGAGAATTCAAAGCTATTAAGAGCTATATAGAGATCAAGTTAGCCACAATAACTGGGATTCTCACATTGATAGGAGACACCATTTTATTGATTAGCTGGATAGGTCATCTAAGGGCAGCCAATTATCTAGGCCAGCAAGGTATTAGATGGCTAATGATGAGCGTCTTTGCTTGTGTTTTGCTCTATATGCTGCCTACCATGACACATCACCCTTTGCCTTGGCTGTATCGCAATGTAGTAGAAATTAATCTTCCTAGTGGGGTCGATCAAGTCTATAGCCAAACTTATCAGGCACAGCTGAAAGCTCACTATAAACCACCTCCATGGGTATGCACTCAAGGACTTGGATTAAGGCAAAATGTCATTATTGTGTTGATCGAATCTTGGTCGTGGTACCACAGCAAAGATCGACTCGGCATTATGGATGCTACATCTCATCTTGATCAGCTTGCTCAGAAAGGCACCGTATGGACTCAGTTTTTCTCCAATGGCTTTACTACTGATCATGGTTTAATTGCTTTGTTAGGGGGCGTTGTACCTCTACCTGCAGTCAATCGCTACCATAGCCTTGAAGGTTATGCAGGTTTTGACAAGCTATCTGCTACTTTGCCCCAGCGTCTTGCAGCTGATGGCTATCAAAGCTATTTTTTTACTACGGGCGATTTAAATTTTATGGATAAGGGAACATGGCTAAAAAAGCTAGGATTCCATCATATAGAGGGAGATGATCATTCCTTTTATCAAGGTATGCCAAGATTTGCGTTCAACGCTGCCCACGATGGATGGCTGTATCAGCGTTTTTTAACATGGCTGGATCATGAAGTACCAAGGAAACACCCTTATTTGGCTGTATTAGAAACGGTAACCACCCATCCACCCTTTATGAATCCAGAAACTGGTCAACAAGGGGAGCAAGCAGCTTTTCGTTTTGCCGATACCCAAGTGGCACATTTTGTGAAAGAACTTGAACAACAGGGTTTTTTTAAAGATGGATTACTTATCTTAACAAGTGATCAACGGGCACTTACCCCTTTACGTGCAGCTGAAGTCCAAGCCTTTGGGGATGCTGCACCGGCCTTACTACCTCTTATCATATTAGGAGGATCATTTAATGGAGGTGAACCTATCACTACTACAGCCCAAATGGCTGATATGCCTGCTTCTTTGGATTATCTGCTTACCGATCGTAGTTGCCAATATCAAGGACGTGGAAATTTATTTACTATCCCTCCTAAATCTCCACAGTGCATTCTTCGCCCTCAAGGAGATCAGCGAGATATTATTGATGCCTATTGCGGTACTGAGCATGCTCAGATTAAGTTGGATGGGGATCATACACGAGTTATTAAAGGTCATCTCCCTGATGCTGAAAAAATAATTCAACGAATTAATTTACAGCGGATTTTATTAGGTATCCAAAATATCGACTTTACACATATTATGTAA
- the leuB gene encoding 3-isopropylmalate dehydrogenase, translating into MTQRILILAGDGIGPEITAEAVKILKLLQTHWNLDIALDFGLIGGCAYDATGTPLPEETLGLANNADAILLGAVGGSKWESLDIKVRPEKGLLGIRSALGLFANLRPAILYPQLVAASTLKPEIVSNLDIMIVRELTGGIYFGQPRGIRQTDTGEREGFNTLVYRESEIRRIAKVAFTTAMEREGRLCSVDKANVLEATELWREVMTDVAKDFPKVKLSHMYVDNAAMQLVRNPKQFDVMVTTNMFGDILSDCAAMLTGSIGMLPSASLNEQGKGMYEPIHGSAPDIAGKGIANPLATILSVAMMLRYSLGMPEYAQRIEEAVGIVLSQGLRTPDIYDSNTTEVSTDTMGDAVVSVLTNFSSK; encoded by the coding sequence ATGACTCAGCGAATTCTAATCTTAGCAGGAGATGGGATTGGACCAGAAATTACCGCAGAGGCAGTAAAAATATTAAAATTATTACAAACCCATTGGAATCTAGATATTGCTCTAGATTTTGGTTTGATTGGTGGATGTGCCTATGATGCAACAGGTACTCCCCTTCCTGAAGAAACCCTTGGGTTAGCCAATAATGCAGATGCGATTTTACTTGGGGCAGTAGGCGGATCTAAGTGGGAATCTCTAGATATTAAAGTACGGCCAGAAAAAGGACTTTTAGGTATTCGTTCTGCTCTTGGATTGTTTGCAAACTTACGTCCAGCAATTTTATATCCCCAACTGGTTGCTGCCTCTACGTTAAAACCAGAAATCGTATCTAATCTAGATATTATGATTGTCCGAGAGCTTACAGGAGGTATTTATTTCGGTCAACCTAGGGGAATACGGCAAACTGATACAGGCGAACGAGAAGGGTTTAATACCCTTGTCTATCGAGAATCCGAAATTAGACGAATTGCTAAAGTTGCTTTTACCACTGCCATGGAGCGAGAAGGTCGTTTATGTTCAGTAGATAAAGCCAATGTCCTAGAAGCTACAGAACTTTGGCGTGAAGTTATGACTGACGTGGCTAAAGATTTTCCAAAAGTAAAATTAAGCCACATGTATGTGGATAATGCGGCAATGCAGTTAGTGCGCAATCCAAAACAATTTGATGTGATGGTCACCACTAATATGTTTGGAGATATTCTTTCAGACTGTGCTGCTATGCTTACTGGTTCTATAGGTATGCTCCCTTCAGCTTCTTTAAATGAGCAAGGTAAAGGAATGTACGAACCCATCCATGGATCAGCACCTGATATTGCTGGAAAAGGTATTGCCAATCCTTTAGCTACTATTCTATCGGTAGCGATGATGCTCCGTTATTCATTAGGCATGCCAGAGTATGCTCAGCGTATTGAAGAAGCAGTCGGTATTGTCCTTAGCCAAGGACTGCGAACCCCCGATATTTATGACTCTAATACCACTGAAGTCAGTACCGATACGATGGGAGATGCGGTTGTTTCTGTACTTACTAATTTCAGTAGTAAATAG